The following are from one region of the Chromobacterium phragmitis genome:
- a CDS encoding MotA/TolQ/ExbB proton channel family protein: protein MTKITRALLGQVLGAAGLLTALPALAAETVSTSNPYGIDALWSQGDFVAKGTLIILLIMSASTWYVGIVKLLEQRRLIKQGQELLGHHGAGLQKAASELADEGMYSAVAQAGIEAAAEHKGELANRVDLNTWVAMAIEDAVDSASHHMQNGLSVIATVGSTAPFVGLFGTVWGIYHALVKIGTSGQASIDKVAGPVGEALIMTAIGLAVAVPAVLGYNWLVRRNKLVLDNVRVVSGRLHASLLNTPSR, encoded by the coding sequence ATGACCAAGATCACTCGCGCACTGCTGGGCCAAGTCCTGGGCGCCGCCGGCCTGCTGACCGCACTGCCGGCGCTGGCGGCGGAAACCGTCAGCACCTCCAACCCGTACGGCATCGACGCCCTGTGGTCGCAAGGCGACTTCGTGGCCAAGGGCACGCTGATCATTCTGCTGATCATGTCGGCCTCCACCTGGTACGTCGGCATCGTCAAGCTGCTGGAGCAACGCCGCCTGATCAAGCAGGGGCAAGAACTGCTGGGCCACCACGGCGCCGGGCTGCAGAAAGCCGCCAGCGAGCTGGCCGACGAAGGCATGTACAGCGCGGTGGCGCAAGCCGGCATCGAAGCCGCCGCGGAACACAAGGGCGAACTGGCCAACCGCGTGGACCTGAACACCTGGGTGGCGATGGCGATAGAAGACGCGGTGGACTCCGCCAGCCACCACATGCAGAACGGCCTGTCGGTGATCGCCACCGTCGGCTCCACCGCGCCGTTCGTCGGCCTGTTCGGCACCGTCTGGGGCATCTACCACGCGCTGGTGAAGATCGGCACCTCCGGGCAGGCCTCCATCGACAAGGTGGCCGGCCCGGTGGGCGAAGCGCTGATCATGACCGCCATCGGCCTGGCCGTCGCGGTGCCGGCGGTGCTGGGCTACAACTGGCTGGTTCGCCGCAACAAGCTGGTGCTGGACAACGTGCGGGTGGTGTCCGGCCGGCTGCACGCCAGCCTGCTGAACACCCCGAGCCGGTAA
- a CDS encoding ExbD/TolR family protein — MARYKRIGHGKGDEDQVLSAINTTPLVDVMLVLLIIFLITVPVVTQTVKMTLPKEQNIPTQTKPENVVLGVGPDSRIYWNMSPVKDQRELLDRLVAVAKKDPQPEVHIRGDAAAKYAPVGRIVLAVQQAGIVKIAFITEPPAPGGGD, encoded by the coding sequence ATGGCCCGATACAAGCGAATTGGCCACGGCAAGGGCGACGAGGACCAGGTGCTGTCGGCGATCAACACCACGCCGCTGGTGGACGTGATGCTGGTGCTGCTGATCATCTTCCTGATCACGGTGCCGGTGGTGACGCAGACAGTGAAGATGACGCTGCCGAAAGAGCAGAACATCCCGACGCAGACCAAGCCGGAGAACGTGGTGCTGGGGGTGGGGCCGGACAGCCGCATCTACTGGAACATGTCGCCGGTGAAAGACCAGCGGGAGCTGCTGGACCGGCTGGTGGCGGTGGCGAAGAAAGATCCGCAGCCGGAAGTGCACATCCGGGGCGACGCGGCGGCGAAATACGCGCCGGTCGGCCGCATCGTGCTGGCGGTGCAGCAGGCGGGGATCGTGAAGATCGCGTTCATCACGGAGCCGCCGGCGCCCGGGGGCGGAGACTAG
- a CDS encoding ExbD/TolR family protein, giving the protein MAMNVGSSGEDDLMMEINTTPLIDVMLVMLIMLIITIPIQTHAVKLDMPQNTPSKPLAKPVVVQIDIAPDNGVLWNGERLANREALEAKLSAAGKAEPQPELHIKPNKDATYAPVAMVLAESQRLGLTKLGIVGSEQFVQ; this is encoded by the coding sequence ATGGCGATGAATGTGGGGTCGTCGGGCGAAGACGACCTGATGATGGAAATCAACACCACGCCGCTGATCGACGTGATGTTGGTGATGCTGATCATGCTGATCATCACGATTCCGATCCAGACGCACGCGGTGAAGCTGGACATGCCGCAGAACACGCCGTCCAAGCCGTTGGCGAAGCCGGTGGTGGTGCAGATCGACATCGCGCCGGACAACGGGGTGTTGTGGAATGGGGAGCGTTTGGCGAACCGGGAGGCGCTGGAGGCGAAGCTGTCGGCGGCGGGGAAGGCGGAGCCGCAGCCGGAGCTGCACATCAAGCCGAACAAGGACGCGACGTACGCGCCGGTGGCGATGGTGCTGGCGGAGTCGCAGCGCTTGGGTTTGACGAAGCTGGGCATCGTCGGCTCGGAACAGTTTGTCCAGTAA
- a CDS encoding M13 family metallopeptidase codes for MKMKAMALALLYAGQVWAHGVSGIDAANFDGKVRPQDDIYLAVNGKWQATHEIPASESWSGAFKDLRDLSEARSRELIEQASTGKEENGNARKIGALYASFMDEAAADKKGLQPIERDLQAITILSSRNELLKLIGGWQSGNVKLPLALYVGIDARNATAYLPDLYQSGLLMPDRDYYLGKDARFSKARAEYQTYLTRLFRLAGYAQPEKRAKRVVALETKLAQLQRTRVENRDPQKTYNKMTPAQLAKLAPKLDWHGFLSAARMGGVQELNVSQPEYVAGLAKLLGKEPLLAWQDYLVAHALDGYAPYLNKALVEARFDFHGKALSGAKEQRPRWKRGVQLVESSAGEALGQLYVAKYFPPENKRKMEELVGNLMKAYRQSIDGLSWMGPETKKAAQVKLSKYMLKIGYPDHWRDYSGLEVKPDDLVGNVKRANLFDYQWQLSHLGKPVDRTEWGMTPQTVNAYYNPSQNEIVFPAAILQPPFFNIAADDAVNYGGIGAVIGHEISHGFDDQGSQFDADGNLRDWWTSDDKARFRQLTSKLVAQYDAYEPLPGKHINGKLTLGENIADNSGLQIAYKAYLLSLDGKPAPVIDGMNGDQRFFYGFAQVWRSKTRDEALLARLVSDPHSPDEFRAIGAASNSDAFQKAFDVKPGDRMFKPEDSRIRIW; via the coding sequence ATGAAAATGAAGGCGATGGCGCTGGCGTTGTTGTACGCGGGCCAGGTGTGGGCGCATGGGGTATCCGGCATCGATGCGGCCAACTTCGATGGCAAGGTTCGGCCGCAGGACGATATTTATCTGGCGGTGAACGGCAAGTGGCAGGCGACGCATGAGATTCCCGCCAGCGAATCGTGGAGCGGCGCCTTCAAGGATTTGCGCGATCTGAGCGAGGCGCGCAGCCGCGAGCTGATCGAGCAGGCATCTACGGGCAAGGAAGAGAATGGCAATGCGCGGAAAATCGGCGCCTTGTACGCGAGCTTCATGGATGAGGCGGCGGCGGACAAAAAGGGTTTGCAGCCGATTGAGCGCGATTTGCAGGCGATTACCATATTGTCCAGCCGGAATGAGCTGTTGAAGCTGATCGGCGGCTGGCAATCCGGCAACGTCAAGCTGCCGCTAGCCTTGTACGTGGGGATAGACGCCCGCAACGCTACCGCGTATCTGCCGGACCTGTACCAGAGCGGCCTGCTGATGCCGGACCGCGACTATTATCTGGGCAAAGATGCCCGCTTTTCCAAGGCCAGGGCCGAATACCAGACATATCTGACCCGCCTGTTCCGGCTGGCGGGCTACGCGCAGCCCGAGAAGCGGGCGAAACGGGTGGTTGCCCTGGAAACCAAGCTGGCGCAACTGCAGCGCACCCGCGTGGAAAATCGCGACCCGCAGAAAACCTACAACAAGATGACGCCGGCCCAACTGGCCAAGCTGGCGCCCAAGTTGGACTGGCATGGCTTTTTGTCTGCTGCAAGGATGGGGGGCGTGCAGGAGCTCAACGTAAGCCAACCCGAATACGTGGCGGGGTTGGCCAAGCTGTTGGGCAAGGAGCCCTTGCTTGCGTGGCAGGATTACCTGGTTGCCCATGCGCTGGATGGCTATGCGCCCTACTTGAACAAGGCGCTGGTCGAGGCGCGGTTTGATTTTCATGGCAAGGCTTTGTCCGGCGCGAAGGAGCAACGGCCTCGTTGGAAGCGCGGCGTGCAACTGGTGGAGTCCTCTGCGGGCGAAGCCTTGGGGCAATTGTATGTGGCCAAGTACTTCCCGCCAGAGAACAAGCGCAAGATGGAAGAACTGGTTGGCAATCTGATGAAGGCATACCGCCAGAGCATAGACGGCTTGAGCTGGATGGGGCCGGAAACCAAGAAGGCCGCCCAGGTCAAGCTGTCCAAGTACATGCTGAAAATAGGCTATCCCGATCATTGGCGCGACTACTCCGGCCTGGAGGTCAAGCCGGATGATCTGGTGGGCAATGTCAAACGCGCCAACCTGTTCGATTACCAATGGCAGCTGTCGCATTTGGGCAAGCCGGTGGACCGGACGGAGTGGGGGATGACGCCGCAGACGGTGAATGCCTATTACAACCCTTCCCAAAACGAGATCGTGTTCCCCGCGGCCATCCTGCAGCCGCCGTTCTTCAATATCGCGGCCGACGACGCTGTCAATTACGGAGGCATAGGCGCGGTGATAGGCCATGAGATCAGCCATGGCTTCGACGACCAGGGCAGCCAGTTCGACGCCGACGGCAATCTGCGCGACTGGTGGACGAGCGATGACAAAGCGCGTTTCCGTCAACTGACCAGCAAGCTGGTGGCGCAGTACGATGCGTATGAGCCGCTGCCGGGCAAGCACATCAACGGCAAGCTGACGCTGGGCGAGAACATCGCCGACAACTCCGGCCTGCAAATCGCCTACAAGGCTTATCTGCTGTCTTTGGACGGCAAGCCGGCTCCGGTGATCGATGGCATGAACGGGGATCAGCGCTTCTTCTATGGTTTTGCCCAGGTATGGCGCAGCAAGACCCGGGATGAAGCCTTGCTGGCGAGACTGGTGTCCGATCCCCATTCGCCGGACGAGTTTCGGGCGATAGGCGCCGCCTCCAACAGCGACGCATTTCAGAAGGCTTTCGATGTGAAGCCGGGGGACAGGATGTTCAAGCCGGAGGATAGCCGCATTCGCATTTGGTGA
- a CDS encoding endonuclease, whose protein sequence is MGESILASTSSQPSGVAPSAVKAEPLVSGGKEVGHRDFAAAKRVLPKVYSGMEVDFYCGCRYQGKSVDWASCGYEPRKSESRASRIEWEHVVPAWALGHQRQCWQQGGRKACGDQDPLFQMAEGDLNNLVPAVGEVNGDRANFAYGAWEIHPRPIYGQCRSIVDFKTKRFQPREEVRGAAARITLYMHARYGLRMSQQDRQLMCAWARQHPVDEWELRRNKRIIQWQGEGNFLVSQPEELNRVCG, encoded by the coding sequence TTGGGCGAGTCCATACTGGCGTCGACCTCGTCCCAGCCGTCCGGAGTCGCGCCCTCCGCTGTGAAGGCTGAGCCTCTGGTCAGCGGGGGCAAAGAAGTGGGACACCGGGATTTCGCCGCGGCCAAGCGCGTTTTGCCGAAGGTGTACTCCGGAATGGAAGTGGATTTTTATTGCGGTTGCCGCTACCAGGGCAAGTCGGTGGATTGGGCATCCTGCGGCTATGAGCCGCGCAAATCGGAATCCCGGGCGAGCCGCATCGAATGGGAGCACGTAGTGCCAGCCTGGGCGCTGGGCCATCAGCGGCAGTGCTGGCAGCAAGGCGGCCGCAAGGCTTGCGGGGATCAGGATCCGTTGTTTCAGATGGCGGAAGGGGATCTGAACAACTTGGTGCCTGCGGTAGGTGAGGTCAATGGCGACAGGGCCAATTTCGCTTACGGCGCATGGGAGATCCATCCGCGGCCCATATACGGCCAGTGCCGCTCCATCGTCGATTTCAAGACGAAGCGCTTCCAGCCCCGGGAGGAGGTGAGAGGCGCAGCGGCGCGGATCACCTTGTACATGCATGCGCGCTATGGCCTGAGAATGAGCCAGCAGGATCGGCAGCTGATGTGCGCCTGGGCGCGGCAACATCCAGTGGATGAGTGGGAGCTGCGGCGCAACAAGCGCATCATTCAATGGCAAGGCGAGGGCAATTTCCTGGTGTCGCAGCCGGAAGAGTTGAATCGGGTCTGCGGCTAA
- a CDS encoding porin, with translation MQKKNLAAIVASLFIVPVAAHADVTIYGFLSGGIESTKATGSGTSEYSSRTRAVDYNSRIGFKGWEDIGGGTKAIWQVESSLRNFEQGGTNDKAQTATFATRNSFIGIDNGDFGKVLLGQNDSAYKVFAGSGNSGLATDVMINTTADNFGASSVNSRGEARLANSIHYFSPNWAGFKFGASWGVDESRANGTDAKRISLGLGYTLGGLNLATGWDKQYDKGVAANTTTSAVNSGTNISFYSLGASYKFDTGTYIGGSYEWGSFDQIGGGQLKQDDWLIALGQDFGAASLKLAYGQLGRLKNVGAGIDGNDFKAKQWILGGTYNLSKNTQLLAYYTKITNNAKQNANFANNPAYDSGLGTAAAKLTAGNDPQAFGFGMKVSF, from the coding sequence ATGCAGAAGAAGAATCTGGCAGCCATCGTTGCATCGCTTTTCATCGTCCCTGTCGCCGCGCACGCCGACGTGACCATTTATGGCTTCTTGAGCGGTGGCATCGAGTCTACCAAGGCCACGGGCAGCGGCACCTCCGAGTACAGTTCCCGTACTCGCGCCGTAGATTACAATTCCCGCATCGGCTTTAAGGGGTGGGAAGACATTGGCGGCGGCACCAAAGCCATCTGGCAAGTAGAAAGCAGCCTGCGCAACTTCGAACAAGGCGGCACCAACGACAAAGCCCAGACTGCCACCTTCGCAACTCGCAACTCCTTCATCGGCATCGACAACGGCGACTTCGGCAAAGTGCTGCTTGGCCAAAACGACTCCGCCTACAAAGTATTCGCAGGTAGCGGCAACAGCGGCCTAGCCACCGACGTCATGATCAACACCACTGCCGACAACTTCGGCGCCAGCTCGGTCAACAGCCGCGGCGAAGCCCGTCTCGCCAACTCCATCCACTACTTCTCCCCCAACTGGGCGGGCTTTAAGTTCGGTGCCTCCTGGGGCGTGGACGAGAGTCGCGCCAATGGCACCGACGCCAAGCGCATTTCTTTAGGCCTGGGTTACACTTTGGGCGGCCTTAATCTGGCCACTGGCTGGGACAAGCAATACGACAAAGGCGTAGCAGCGAACACCACGACCTCGGCAGTCAACTCTGGCACGAATATTTCCTTCTATAGCCTTGGCGCCAGCTACAAATTCGACACTGGCACCTATATCGGCGGCAGCTATGAGTGGGGCTCTTTTGACCAGATCGGCGGCGGCCAACTGAAACAGGATGACTGGCTGATCGCGCTGGGCCAAGACTTCGGCGCAGCCTCCCTCAAACTGGCTTACGGCCAGCTGGGCCGACTGAAAAATGTTGGCGCCGGCATCGATGGGAATGACTTCAAAGCCAAACAATGGATTCTTGGCGGCACCTACAATCTGTCCAAGAACACCCAGTTGCTGGCTTACTACACCAAGATCACCAACAATGCGAAGCAGAACGCCAACTTCGCAAACAACCCCGCTTACGATAGTGGTCTTGGCACCGCAGCAGCCAAGCTGACTGCCGGCAACGATCCGCAAGCCTTCGGTTTCGGCATGAAGGTTTCCTTCTAA
- the dinG gene encoding ATP-dependent DNA helicase DinG, with the protein MLTDAEKDAIRDHYRAISDRLPGFRPRASQRRMLAEIANALSRAQEKDGDDWPEREGESITVIEGPTGVGKSLAYLLAGGVMARARGKKLVVTSATVALQEQLVNRDLPFVVENSGLPLTFALAKGRGRYLCPYRLYGLTAQHAQQSLLQPDPMMALWDHKPEQAELDALSAMADAFHYRKWNGDRDSWETVVEDGLWARVTNDRHGCLKTACPNRVECPFYLARDTLENVDVVVANHDLMLADVSMGGGVILPSPEESFYCIDEAHHLAKKAINQFAAEHSLGQALGWLDKVGAVVVHAEAHTGKAELASSAIDSAAACVETLTEWQWLLGSEEALAASSDNLEPSWLIEDGILPERLKASTANMAISARALSKQLDDMGNALSEARKDKSGDGDLDKTATELGFLIGRAEQLMAVWDLFDTETPENAPPIAKWITRRAEGKGDYLFSASPVSAAANLAATLWRRAAGAILTSATLRSLGDFELLLSQTGLKWLPKVSCMALESPFNFDEQGELYLPPLLASPKDPGGHTREIVEWLPKLIDLKEAVGTLVLFSSRKQMQDVAAGLPADVRDRLLIQGDIPKRTLLDTHHQRLKDQEASVIFGLDSFSEGLDLPGESCVHVIIAKLPFAMPDDPVGKTLSRWIEKRGGNPFIELTVPEASIKLVQAVGRLIRTERDYGRVTILDNRLTRQSYGKKLLASLPPFKRI; encoded by the coding sequence ATGCTGACCGATGCCGAAAAAGACGCAATCCGCGACCATTACCGCGCCATTTCCGACCGCCTGCCGGGCTTTCGCCCGCGCGCCTCGCAACGCCGCATGCTGGCTGAAATCGCCAATGCCTTGTCGCGCGCGCAGGAAAAGGACGGCGACGACTGGCCGGAGCGCGAAGGCGAAAGCATCACGGTGATCGAAGGCCCCACCGGCGTCGGCAAGAGCCTGGCCTATTTGCTGGCTGGCGGCGTGATGGCGCGCGCGCGCGGCAAAAAGCTGGTGGTCACCAGCGCCACCGTGGCGCTGCAGGAACAGCTGGTCAACCGCGACCTGCCCTTCGTGGTGGAAAACAGCGGCCTGCCGCTGACCTTCGCGCTGGCCAAGGGCCGCGGCCGCTATCTCTGCCCATACCGCCTGTACGGCCTCACCGCCCAGCACGCGCAGCAAAGCCTGTTGCAACCGGACCCGATGATGGCGCTGTGGGACCACAAGCCAGAGCAGGCCGAACTGGACGCGCTGAGCGCAATGGCGGATGCCTTCCATTACCGAAAATGGAACGGCGACCGCGACAGTTGGGAAACTGTGGTCGAGGACGGTCTGTGGGCGCGCGTCACCAACGACCGCCACGGCTGTCTGAAAACCGCCTGCCCCAATCGCGTGGAATGTCCGTTCTATCTGGCGCGCGACACCTTGGAAAACGTGGATGTGGTGGTCGCCAACCACGACCTGATGCTGGCCGACGTCTCGATGGGCGGCGGCGTGATCCTGCCCTCGCCCGAGGAAAGCTTCTACTGCATAGACGAGGCCCACCACCTGGCCAAAAAAGCGATCAACCAGTTCGCCGCCGAGCATTCGCTGGGACAGGCGCTGGGCTGGCTGGACAAGGTGGGCGCGGTGGTGGTGCATGCCGAAGCGCACACCGGCAAGGCCGAGCTCGCCAGCAGCGCGATCGACTCCGCCGCCGCCTGCGTGGAAACGCTGACCGAATGGCAATGGCTGCTGGGCAGCGAAGAAGCGCTGGCCGCCAGCAGCGACAATCTCGAGCCATCCTGGCTGATCGAGGACGGCATCCTGCCCGAGCGGCTGAAAGCCTCCACCGCGAATATGGCGATCTCCGCCCGCGCGCTGTCCAAGCAACTGGACGACATGGGCAACGCGCTGTCCGAGGCGCGCAAGGACAAGAGCGGAGACGGGGATCTGGACAAGACCGCCACCGAACTGGGCTTCCTGATCGGCCGCGCCGAACAACTGATGGCGGTATGGGACCTGTTCGATACCGAAACGCCGGAAAACGCGCCGCCCATCGCCAAATGGATCACCCGCCGCGCCGAAGGCAAGGGCGACTATCTGTTCTCCGCCTCTCCAGTCAGCGCCGCCGCCAACCTGGCCGCCACGCTGTGGCGCCGCGCCGCCGGCGCCATCCTGACATCGGCCACGCTGCGCTCGCTCGGCGATTTTGAATTGCTGCTGTCGCAAACCGGCCTGAAATGGCTGCCCAAAGTCAGCTGCATGGCGCTGGAGTCGCCGTTCAATTTCGACGAACAGGGAGAACTCTACCTGCCTCCGCTGCTGGCCAGCCCCAAAGATCCGGGCGGCCATACCCGCGAAATCGTGGAGTGGCTGCCCAAACTGATCGACCTGAAAGAAGCGGTCGGAACGCTGGTGCTGTTCTCTTCGCGCAAGCAAATGCAAGACGTGGCTGCCGGCCTGCCCGCAGATGTTCGCGATCGCCTGCTGATCCAGGGCGACATCCCCAAGCGAACCTTGTTGGACACTCACCATCAACGCCTCAAGGACCAGGAAGCCAGCGTGATTTTCGGCCTGGATTCGTTTTCGGAGGGCCTGGACCTGCCCGGCGAGAGCTGCGTGCACGTGATCATCGCCAAGTTGCCGTTCGCCATGCCGGACGATCCGGTGGGCAAGACGTTGTCGCGCTGGATAGAAAAGCGCGGCGGCAACCCATTCATCGAACTAACGGTGCCGGAAGCGTCGATCAAGCTGGTGCAGGCGGTGGGCCGCCTGATCAGAACCGAACGCGACTACGGCCGGGTAACCATACTGGATAACCGCTTGACGCGACAAAGCTACGGCAAAAAGCTGCTGGCCTCTCTGCCGCCATTCAAGCGCATATGA
- a CDS encoding aminotransferase class I/II-fold pyridoxal phosphate-dependent enzyme, producing MKPVSRVVVVSDDVTWQAEVLAGLGAAAVRLENPFGLTFVTANTTAETMELIGRDGEAQVVLVDRQLKGTANGEAAAQLANRISDFRPEISLYVFLRDDDERALVEELASHAVDGYFYRDEADFNGWFRILSAELAEKSATPFYDKLKQYVRMAKDSWHTPGHSGGDSLKGSPWVGDFHDFVGEHLLRADLSVSVPMLDSLLHPTGVISESQMLAAKAFGARKTYFATNGTSTSNKVIFQTLLAPGDKLLLDRNCHKSVHHGVILSGARPVYLDSSINRQHGIFGPVPKATIFQAIDDNPDARVLILTSCTYDGLRYDLKPIIEAAHERGIKVIVDEAWYGFARFHPAFRPTALESGADYVTQSTHKVLSAFSQASMIHVNDPRFDEHLFRENFNMHASTSPQYSLIASLDVARKQAVMEGYRLLDRTLKLAQELREKINSTGAFRVLELDDLLPDEVKEDGIRLDPTKLTVDFSGSGFTADELQQALFERYNIQVEKSTFNTITLLLTIGTTRSKLSRLYDAMLRLAKENRPPRALGRMPEIPRFTRLACLPRDAFYEAGERLPLLDDDGRPNPALSGRVCCDQIVPYPPGIPVLVPGQVVEDTILAYLARLQKTQKSIEMHGLAEDGGEFYLRVLKPQELADLPGRGLFN from the coding sequence ATGAAACCCGTTAGCCGCGTAGTCGTGGTCAGCGACGATGTGACATGGCAGGCCGAGGTGCTGGCCGGCCTGGGGGCCGCCGCGGTGCGGCTGGAGAATCCGTTCGGGCTGACTTTCGTCACCGCCAACACCACGGCCGAGACGATGGAGCTGATAGGCCGGGACGGCGAGGCGCAGGTCGTGCTGGTGGATCGGCAGCTGAAAGGCACCGCAAATGGAGAGGCCGCCGCCCAATTGGCCAACCGCATCAGCGATTTCCGCCCGGAGATTTCGCTTTACGTCTTCCTGCGCGACGACGACGAGCGGGCGCTGGTGGAGGAGTTGGCCAGTCATGCGGTGGACGGCTATTTCTACCGCGATGAGGCCGATTTCAACGGCTGGTTCCGCATTCTGTCGGCGGAGCTGGCGGAGAAGTCGGCGACGCCGTTCTACGACAAGCTCAAACAGTATGTGCGGATGGCCAAGGATTCCTGGCACACGCCAGGCCATTCCGGCGGCGATTCGCTGAAGGGCAGTCCGTGGGTAGGCGATTTCCATGACTTCGTCGGCGAGCATCTGCTGCGCGCCGATTTGTCGGTGTCGGTGCCGATGCTGGATTCGCTGCTGCACCCGACCGGCGTCATCTCGGAGTCGCAGATGCTGGCGGCCAAGGCCTTCGGCGCGCGCAAGACTTACTTCGCCACCAACGGCACCTCCACTTCCAACAAGGTGATTTTCCAGACCTTGCTGGCGCCTGGGGACAAGCTGCTGCTGGATCGCAACTGCCACAAGTCCGTGCACCATGGCGTGATTCTGTCCGGCGCGCGGCCGGTGTATCTGGATTCATCCATCAATCGCCAGCATGGCATTTTCGGCCCGGTGCCCAAGGCCACCATCTTCCAGGCGATTGACGACAATCCGGACGCGCGGGTGCTGATTCTCACCTCATGCACCTATGATGGCTTGCGCTATGACCTCAAGCCCATCATCGAGGCGGCGCATGAGCGAGGCATCAAGGTGATCGTGGATGAGGCCTGGTACGGCTTCGCTCGCTTCCATCCGGCATTTCGGCCGACGGCGCTGGAGTCCGGCGCCGACTACGTCACCCAAAGCACGCACAAGGTGCTGTCGGCGTTCTCGCAGGCCAGCATGATCCACGTCAACGACCCGCGCTTCGACGAGCATCTGTTCCGCGAAAACTTCAATATGCACGCGTCCACCAGCCCGCAATACAGCCTGATCGCCAGCCTGGACGTGGCGCGCAAGCAGGCGGTGATGGAAGGCTACCGCTTGCTGGACCGCACCTTGAAGCTGGCGCAGGAGTTGCGCGAGAAGATCAATTCCACCGGCGCTTTTCGCGTGCTGGAACTGGATGATCTGCTGCCGGATGAGGTGAAGGAGGACGGCATCCGGTTGGACCCGACCAAGCTGACGGTGGACTTCAGCGGTTCCGGCTTCACCGCGGACGAACTGCAGCAAGCGCTGTTCGAGCGTTACAACATTCAGGTGGAGAAGTCCACGTTCAACACCATCACCTTGCTGCTGACCATCGGCACCACGCGCAGCAAGCTGTCCCGGCTATACGACGCGATGCTGCGCCTGGCTAAGGAAAACCGGCCGCCGCGAGCGTTGGGGCGGATGCCGGAAATTCCTCGCTTCACCCGCCTGGCATGTCTGCCGCGCGACGCCTTTTACGAAGCTGGCGAGCGCTTGCCGTTGCTTGACGACGACGGCAGGCCGAATCCGGCTTTGAGCGGACGGGTGTGCTGCGATCAGATCGTGCCGTACCCGCCGGGCATTCCGGTGCTGGTGCCGGGACAGGTGGTGGAGGACACCATCCTGGCGTATCTGGCGCGGCTGCAGAAAACCCAGAAGAGCATAGAAATGCACGGTTTGGCCGAAGATGGCGGCGAATTCTACTTGCGCGTGCTGAAGCCGCAGGAGCTGGCAGACTTGCCGGGGCGCGGTTTGTTCAATTGA
- the argF gene encoding ornithine carbamoyltransferase, with protein sequence MTSVRHYLQFSDLTPDEYHHLFERSQVLKRRQSAGALHRPLVGKVMSMVFEKNSTRTRVSFEAGMAQLGGHAMFLDTKSSQIGRGEPIEDTARVLSRMSDIIMIRTFEQSLVERLAAHSRAPVINGLTNEYHPCQILADIFTYVERHGSIKGKTVAWVGDGNNVCRTWLQAAAVLGFKLKVASPLGYELKPLDGRHYGSDVLEMTQDPARAVHGADIVTTDVFTSMGFEAEQAARREAFDGYQVTTELMKHAKPDALFMHCLPAHRGEEVAAEVIDGPQSVVWDEAENRMHVQKALIEYLLLGHRED encoded by the coding sequence ATGACGTCAGTAAGGCATTACCTGCAATTCAGCGACCTCACTCCCGATGAGTATCACCATCTCTTCGAGCGAAGCCAGGTCCTGAAGCGACGACAAAGCGCCGGAGCGTTGCATCGGCCGCTGGTCGGCAAGGTGATGTCCATGGTGTTCGAAAAGAATTCCACCCGCACCCGCGTTTCTTTCGAGGCCGGCATGGCCCAGCTGGGCGGCCACGCTATGTTCCTGGACACCAAGAGTTCGCAGATCGGCCGCGGGGAGCCCATCGAGGACACCGCGCGCGTGCTGTCCCGAATGAGCGACATCATCATGATCCGCACCTTCGAGCAGAGCCTGGTCGAGCGGCTCGCCGCGCATTCCCGCGCGCCGGTGATCAACGGGCTGACCAATGAATACCATCCGTGCCAAATCCTGGCCGATATCTTCACCTATGTGGAGCGGCATGGTTCGATCAAGGGCAAGACGGTAGCCTGGGTGGGGGATGGCAACAACGTTTGCCGCACCTGGCTGCAGGCGGCGGCGGTGCTCGGTTTCAAGTTGAAGGTGGCGTCGCCGCTGGGCTACGAGTTGAAGCCTTTGGATGGCCGCCACTATGGTTCCGACGTGCTGGAAATGACCCAGGACCCGGCGCGCGCCGTTCACGGCGCCGACATCGTCACCACCGACGTGTTCACCAGCATGGGTTTCGAGGCCGAGCAGGCCGCGCGGCGCGAGGCCTTCGACGGCTATCAGGTGACGACCGAACTGATGAAGCATGCCAAGCCGGATGCGCTGTTCATGCACTGTCTGCCCGCCCATCGGGGCGAAGAGGTGGCGGCCGAGGTGATAGACGGCCCGCAGAGCGTGGTGTGGGACGAGGCGGAAAACCGCATGCATGTGCAAAAAGCCCTGATCGAATATCTGTTGCTGGGGCATCGCGAGGATTGA